A genome region from Blautia coccoides includes the following:
- the lepB gene encoding signal peptidase I, with protein sequence MHTELTSECSQVIRKRREQAEIRKGYARLAGQVLAIAVIGFLLFTQVFLATQASGNDMFPAVKDGDLLIGFRLQKELSKNDIVIYEAEGRQRVARILGKENDVITLDDTGSLLVNGTVQGNEILFPTYAKEGMEYPYTVPKGCVFVLGDYRTQAEDSRDHGCVKLGDVKAKVITILRRRAL encoded by the coding sequence ATGCATACCGAACTGACATCTGAATGCTCGCAGGTCATCCGGAAACGGCGGGAGCAGGCAGAAATAAGGAAAGGCTATGCCAGACTGGCAGGACAGGTTCTGGCAATAGCAGTGATCGGCTTTTTGCTGTTTACGCAGGTGTTTCTGGCCACCCAGGCTTCGGGGAATGATATGTTTCCGGCAGTGAAGGACGGAGACCTTCTGATTGGATTCCGTTTACAAAAAGAATTATCAAAAAATGATATCGTTATCTATGAGGCAGAAGGGCGGCAGAGAGTCGCCCGGATCCTTGGTAAAGAAAACGATGTGATCACATTAGATGACACAGGCTCGCTGCTTGTGAATGGGACTGTCCAGGGCAATGAGATCCTTTTCCCAACCTATGCAAAGGAGGGGATGGAGTATCCCTATACGGTTCCCAAGGGCTGCGTTTTTGTTTTAGGAGACTACCGGACGCAGGCTGAAGACAGCCGTGATCATGGCTGTGTGAAACTGGGGGATGTGAAAGCGAAAGTGATTACAATCCTCCGCAGACGGGCGCTATAA
- a CDS encoding DUF5979 domain-containing protein, which translates to MNHHNPLRKRSVLKSFLSICMTVLMLCSFPSSAFAESADNGAAAAVGQQPVPSAAYNLYPEEALYSSPPKAEQTVEPATAPEAEPPVESAPETDSFAGTEESEGTEAAAEEMPAEGEEPDNSDGADETGISSRAISGPQEVRVGETISLTGSRGNFHRWSAVGEGQVTFSATNNQRVQITGAAAGTVTIKHTYGSNTEIYTIQVTANDGKYALYMYTLIPGRQEGSDPDLDKVWNGMGVGSVRNLNPPSSYQIGTIVDDGYGGQGAVIEYNSEQFPFITVDGKPYYYAQTADQKYQEGYYTVNWMRVIVSDGANAGGNDKNPVINSGITTFHLDGVVTLNEKDRYTVNFALKDAGAADFTLVDPETYSKRVDAGFDAKNLQRPDVREPDTYPQTKLVGGVTYRLDCWYKDEACTQKVSWDIETIDQNTTYYGKYVPAGKSITVEKDVTGGLGDRDKAFAFTYSYTDAGGDIQLGSFQLKDEAVHTLENIPIGVELTLQETNAGGYTTTAEYGTQTVNAPEGKTEEVKTIKVTIDGNTDLILVTNHKDAEPDMGIYLGSSPFLLLFAAVMAVAVVLVIRKCRRRYL; encoded by the coding sequence ATGAATCATCATAATCCATTGAGAAAACGAAGCGTTTTAAAAAGTTTTCTTTCAATTTGTATGACTGTGCTCATGCTCTGCAGTTTTCCTTCTTCTGCTTTTGCGGAGAGTGCGGATAATGGCGCAGCAGCTGCGGTGGGACAACAGCCTGTACCATCCGCCGCCTATAATCTTTATCCGGAGGAAGCGTTGTACAGCAGCCCGCCAAAAGCAGAGCAGACGGTGGAGCCGGCAACGGCACCGGAAGCAGAACCGCCGGTGGAGTCGGCACCGGAAACAGACAGTTTCGCCGGAACAGAGGAGTCTGAAGGTACGGAAGCAGCCGCTGAAGAGATGCCGGCTGAGGGAGAGGAACCTGACAACTCTGATGGGGCGGATGAAACGGGGATTTCTTCAAGAGCGATCAGCGGTCCGCAAGAAGTCCGGGTTGGAGAGACCATTTCATTAACAGGTTCGCGAGGCAACTTTCATCGGTGGTCTGCAGTTGGTGAAGGACAAGTCACCTTTTCCGCTACGAACAACCAGAGGGTCCAGATTACAGGTGCTGCTGCCGGAACGGTCACCATCAAGCATACCTATGGATCCAATACTGAAATTTATACAATACAGGTGACTGCGAATGATGGTAAGTATGCCTTGTATATGTATACTCTGATCCCGGGCAGGCAGGAAGGTTCTGATCCAGATCTGGATAAGGTCTGGAACGGAATGGGAGTCGGCAGTGTGAGAAATCTGAATCCACCGTCCTCTTATCAGATAGGAACGATCGTAGATGACGGATATGGAGGACAAGGCGCTGTCATTGAATATAACAGTGAGCAGTTTCCTTTTATCACGGTGGATGGAAAACCTTATTACTATGCACAGACAGCGGATCAGAAGTACCAGGAAGGTTATTATACGGTCAACTGGATGCGGGTGATCGTATCTGACGGCGCAAATGCCGGAGGGAATGATAAGAATCCGGTTATCAACAGCGGGATTACAACGTTCCATCTGGATGGCGTGGTAACCTTAAATGAAAAAGACCGCTATACAGTGAATTTTGCCCTGAAGGATGCAGGCGCGGCTGATTTTACGCTGGTAGATCCGGAAACCTACAGTAAACGTGTGGATGCCGGATTTGATGCAAAAAATCTTCAGCGTCCGGATGTGCGCGAGCCAGACACCTATCCGCAGACGAAATTGGTGGGTGGCGTAACGTACAGACTGGACTGCTGGTATAAAGATGAAGCCTGTACGCAGAAAGTAAGCTGGGATATAGAAACGATTGATCAGAATACTACATATTATGGAAAGTATGTACCTGCCGGCAAGAGCATTACCGTGGAAAAAGATGTTACCGGAGGCCTTGGGGACAGGGATAAAGCATTCGCATTTACTTATAGCTATACGGATGCAGGCGGAGACATACAGTTGGGCAGTTTCCAGTTAAAGGATGAGGCGGTCCATACCCTTGAAAACATCCCGATTGGCGTGGAATTGACACTGCAGGAGACAAATGCCGGAGGTTATACCACGACTGCAGAGTATGGGACTCAGACAGTCAATGCACCGGAAGGGAAAACAGAGGAAGTCAAGACCATAAAGGTCACGATCGATGGAAACACAGACTTGATTCTGGTGACCAACCATAAAGATGCAGAACCGGATATGGGGATATACCTGGGTTCCTCGCCGTTTCTTTTACTGTTTGCCGCTGTGATGGCCGTAGCAGTCGTGCTGGTCATCCGTAAATGCAGAAGGCGGTATCTTTAG
- a CDS encoding DUF7601 domain-containing protein → MKRTKKFFAVLLATVTMLCMGTTAFAAERDGENTEPAYTDAETVTITKKYVALNAETKSPTETFTLTQQGDGLVTDGDAENAPELGTITGAFFAEGGATTGGATAEITVNLPVYERVGVYTYTLKETDNKTAGVTYYSKDIKLVVTVIQGEDGKLRVAGVHTEDEGQVKSDEITNIYSAGTLKVSKTVTGNLGDRDKYFTFQVALTGEQDKNYADSYAVTGGSYKENPKTVKVGKPAVFHLKHGDTISISNLPYGVTYTVTETAAEGYTTEKTGDSGSINSAEATAAFTNTKEGDIDTGIKLDSLPYILVFAGALALAVIMVIRKRRISD, encoded by the coding sequence ATGAAAAGGACAAAAAAATTTTTTGCAGTTCTTCTTGCAACAGTGACAATGCTCTGTATGGGCACGACTGCTTTTGCAGCAGAAAGAGATGGTGAAAACACAGAACCAGCATACACAGATGCAGAAACTGTAACGATCACGAAAAAATACGTGGCTCTCAATGCGGAGACAAAATCACCAACAGAAACCTTCACATTGACCCAGCAGGGCGATGGTTTAGTAACAGATGGGGATGCCGAAAACGCTCCGGAACTTGGAACCATCACAGGAGCATTTTTTGCGGAAGGTGGTGCAACAACAGGTGGTGCAACCGCAGAAATCACTGTGAATCTTCCGGTGTATGAAAGAGTCGGTGTCTATACCTACACACTGAAAGAAACAGATAATAAGACTGCTGGTGTTACATACTACAGCAAAGATATCAAACTGGTTGTAACCGTTATCCAGGGAGAGGACGGAAAATTAAGGGTCGCCGGCGTACATACAGAAGATGAGGGCCAGGTGAAATCTGACGAGATTACCAACATTTATTCTGCTGGTACCTTAAAAGTGAGCAAAACAGTGACCGGTAACTTAGGTGATCGGGATAAATACTTTACCTTCCAGGTTGCCTTAACAGGCGAACAGGATAAAAATTATGCAGATTCTTATGCAGTTACAGGCGGTTCTTACAAAGAAAATCCGAAAACGGTAAAAGTTGGAAAACCTGCTGTTTTCCATCTGAAACATGGAGATACCATCAGTATTTCAAATCTGCCTTATGGAGTAACTTATACAGTGACAGAGACAGCAGCAGAAGGCTACACAACTGAAAAGACTGGTGATAGTGGAAGCATCAATAGTGCAGAAGCAACAGCAGCATTTACGAACACAAAAGAAGGCGATATCGATACCGGAATCAAACTGGACAGCCTTCCTTACATTTTAGTATTTGCCGGAGCACTGGCACTGGCAGTTATCATGGTGATCAGAAAGCGCAGGATCAGTGATTAA
- a CDS encoding Spy0128 family protein, with the protein MIRRFPAVLMLIVLCLTVFPVSAFGAGNAEVKIPVSVELSGEIPAQDETYTVKLSALDQAPVPKDDTLKITGEGASAFPAISYSSPGIYGYKISQQAGSHGRGHYDETVYYVRVTVTNAEDGGLEAAVAAHTDAGMTGEKRDIVFQNTYDAVPKLPKQDPPRKPAVKQPVDAVRTGDTTHLFLFGSLLGISCLGICLAAGIDHRKRRKERL; encoded by the coding sequence ATGATCAGAAGATTTCCTGCGGTACTCATGCTTATAGTTCTGTGTCTGACAGTTTTTCCGGTTTCAGCTTTTGGAGCCGGAAATGCAGAAGTAAAGATACCTGTCAGTGTGGAACTGTCTGGTGAGATACCTGCGCAGGATGAAACCTATACGGTGAAACTATCGGCATTGGACCAGGCTCCTGTGCCAAAGGATGATACATTAAAGATTACGGGGGAGGGGGCATCCGCCTTTCCTGCTATTTCTTACAGCAGCCCAGGCATATATGGGTATAAGATCAGCCAGCAGGCCGGCAGCCATGGACGGGGACATTACGATGAAACCGTTTATTATGTAAGAGTGACTGTGACAAACGCGGAAGACGGCGGATTGGAAGCGGCAGTGGCAGCACATACGGATGCCGGGATGACAGGAGAAAAACGGGATATCGTATTTCAGAATACGTATGATGCGGTCCCCAAGCTGCCCAAACAGGATCCCCCCCGGAAACCAGCGGTGAAGCAGCCTGTAGATGCAGTCAGGACAGGAGACACCACGCACCTGTTCTTATTTGGCAGTCTGCTGGGGATCTCATGTTTGGGCATTTGTCTGGCAGCCGGTATAGATCACAGGAAACGGCGGAAAGAAAGGTTATAA
- a CDS encoding tyrosine-type recombinase/integrase, protein MSRKGENIYKRKDGRWEARYLKKDTLDGRPHYGYCYGKSYSEAKEKVTKAKMGVIERRPAVEKDGKKVFSYYCDEWLLLKRSKVKKSTLVKYENMLENHIKPQLGRQLAETFSEVKIERFSHELFRKKKLAPKTVKDILVVLHSVLDYAQKQDSSIKSPDIVYPKENIKEMRVLSCEEQQRFKNYLLNDMDTCKFGVFLALYTGLRIGELCALTWQDLSLKEHTLRVSRTMQRLKRLEDTQGRKTAVVVDRPKSGASVRIIPLNQDLVALCKIWETQNPAAYILTGEKGRYIEPRTLQYRMAHYTRECDLSGVHFHTLRHSFATRCVEVGFELKSLSEILGHSNPRITLERYVHSSLRLKRENMEKLNGI, encoded by the coding sequence ATGAGTAGAAAAGGAGAGAACATTTACAAAAGAAAAGATGGGAGGTGGGAAGCACGGTATTTGAAGAAGGATACTCTGGATGGCAGGCCCCATTACGGATATTGTTACGGAAAGTCTTACAGTGAAGCAAAAGAAAAAGTCACCAAAGCCAAGATGGGAGTTATTGAACGCAGGCCCGCAGTGGAAAAAGACGGGAAAAAAGTCTTTTCATACTATTGCGATGAATGGCTTTTATTAAAACGGAGCAAAGTAAAAAAATCTACTTTAGTAAAATATGAAAATATGCTGGAAAATCATATCAAGCCACAACTGGGGAGACAGTTGGCAGAAACTTTTTCAGAAGTCAAGATAGAAAGGTTCAGCCATGAATTGTTCCGCAAAAAGAAACTTGCTCCCAAAACAGTAAAAGATATCCTGGTGGTCCTCCATTCTGTGTTAGATTATGCTCAAAAACAGGATAGCTCCATCAAATCCCCAGACATCGTATATCCGAAGGAAAACATAAAAGAAATGCGGGTCTTGTCTTGTGAAGAACAGCAGCGCTTTAAAAACTATTTGCTGAATGATATGGATACCTGTAAATTTGGCGTGTTTTTGGCATTATATACCGGACTAAGGATTGGAGAGCTTTGCGCTCTGACCTGGCAGGATCTTTCACTCAAGGAACATACGCTCCGGGTAAGCAGGACGATGCAGCGTTTAAAACGGCTGGAAGATACACAGGGCAGAAAAACAGCGGTTGTGGTCGACCGTCCGAAAAGCGGAGCATCTGTACGGATCATCCCATTAAATCAGGATCTTGTAGCTCTTTGTAAAATATGGGAGACGCAAAATCCGGCGGCTTATATCCTGACCGGGGAGAAAGGTCGTTATATAGAGCCCCGGACTCTGCAATACCGTATGGCGCATTATACAAGAGAATGCGACCTCAGTGGAGTACATTTTCATACGCTGCGCCACAGCTTTGCGACACGCTGTGTAGAGGTTGGTTTTGAACTAAAAAGTCTGTCCGAGATCCTTGGCCATTCCAACCCACGAATCACGCTGGAGCGTTATGTCCATTCTTCTTTGAGACTCAAACGTGAAAATATGGAAAAGCTGAATGGGATATAA
- the srtB gene encoding class B sortase encodes MKASKVFLKTADVMIRAAVIFFLVIAGLYSGYALWDNAQIYAAVDDVQSELLKLKPDTAEDGGASFEELRAVNPDVCAWLTLDHTNIDQPILQGKDNLSYINTDVYGNFAMAGSIFLDSGCDNGFREPYALLYGHHMADHKMFGDLDLYEDRVFFDQNTTGELILPDRTYKLKIFACLRVKASEEAIFTPQRWKTDNSGLIEFVEKNAMHVHTDTMEQIGSTKEFSQILAMSTCSSEFTEARTVLLAVMAPYGPEV; translated from the coding sequence ATGAAAGCCTCAAAAGTATTTTTGAAAACGGCAGATGTCATGATCCGTGCAGCGGTGATTTTTTTCCTGGTTATTGCGGGACTTTATTCCGGATATGCATTATGGGATAATGCGCAGATATATGCCGCCGTGGATGACGTACAGTCTGAACTGCTAAAGCTGAAACCAGATACTGCGGAAGATGGGGGTGCTTCTTTTGAGGAACTGCGTGCGGTCAATCCGGATGTGTGTGCATGGCTGACACTGGATCATACAAACATCGATCAACCGATCCTTCAGGGGAAAGATAATCTCAGCTATATTAATACGGATGTGTATGGGAACTTTGCAATGGCGGGGAGCATTTTCCTGGATTCCGGATGTGACAATGGGTTCCGGGAACCGTATGCCCTGCTGTACGGGCATCATATGGCGGACCATAAGATGTTTGGCGATCTGGATCTGTATGAAGACCGGGTGTTTTTTGACCAGAATACCACAGGGGAGCTTATCCTCCCGGACCGTACATACAAGCTGAAGATATTTGCCTGCCTGCGTGTGAAAGCATCGGAGGAAGCTATCTTTACGCCGCAGCGGTGGAAGACGGATAACAGTGGGCTGATCGAGTTTGTGGAAAAGAATGCCATGCATGTCCATACGGATACTATGGAACAGATCGGCTCCACAAAAGAGTTCTCACAGATCCTGGCGATGTCAACCTGCTCTTCGGAGTTTACCGAAGCGAGGACCGTCCTTTTGGCGGTTATGGCACCATATGGACCAGAAGTGTAA